From the genome of Streptomyces sp. V1I1, one region includes:
- a CDS encoding TIR-like protein FxsC, whose product MADLAQRAADHRPYFFLSYAHTPRYGAGGPDPDMWVERLFRDLCGHVMAMTDLPAGAPAGFMDREIRSGEGWSERLGEVLATCRVFVPLFSPRYFASEMCGKEWYAFAQRAIYHQAKSNRPAEAIVPALWVPMPPEQLPGPAERLQFNHRAFGDRYVTDGLYGLIKLRIFAEEYEAAVYELAKRIVSVADTTRVGSGSPVDYRQAPSAFGKPTGGPRPMHVTVAAPTSHELPEGRTPDYYGKQSQDWNPYHPDSARPLAYVAQDLVRSLNYQATVSSFDHESPPDLSQPPTRPEILLVDRWALEDEDRRQRLADFDAEPRPWVSVVVPWNRDDPQSRVSEAELVQKLERTMPHQMRQGRAACRAAARGVLSMEAFGQILPQVVESAAQEYLRHAEVFPPAAPPPPGARSSERPRLRGPMAEYGTTHYVPNTRDIAPDAEDTDDGQS is encoded by the coding sequence GTGGCAGATTTAGCGCAGCGAGCGGCGGACCATCGGCCGTACTTCTTTCTCAGTTATGCGCACACGCCGCGGTACGGGGCCGGGGGCCCCGACCCGGACATGTGGGTGGAGCGGCTCTTCCGCGATCTGTGCGGCCATGTAATGGCCATGACCGATCTGCCGGCCGGTGCTCCAGCAGGGTTCATGGACCGGGAGATCCGCTCGGGGGAGGGCTGGTCGGAGCGTCTGGGTGAAGTACTGGCCACCTGCCGGGTGTTCGTGCCCCTGTTCTCGCCGCGGTACTTCGCCAGCGAGATGTGCGGCAAGGAGTGGTACGCCTTCGCCCAGCGGGCGATCTACCACCAGGCCAAGAGCAACAGGCCCGCGGAGGCGATAGTGCCCGCGCTGTGGGTGCCGATGCCGCCGGAGCAACTTCCGGGCCCTGCCGAGCGGTTGCAGTTCAACCACCGGGCCTTCGGCGACCGCTACGTCACCGACGGCCTCTACGGGCTGATCAAACTCCGGATATTCGCAGAGGAGTACGAGGCCGCCGTCTATGAACTCGCCAAACGCATTGTCAGCGTCGCCGACACTACGCGCGTCGGCTCGGGCAGCCCCGTCGACTACCGGCAGGCGCCCAGCGCCTTCGGCAAGCCCACCGGCGGCCCCCGCCCGATGCATGTGACCGTCGCCGCGCCCACCAGTCACGAGCTGCCCGAAGGCCGCACACCCGACTACTACGGCAAGCAGTCCCAGGACTGGAATCCGTACCACCCGGACTCGGCACGGCCGTTGGCGTACGTGGCCCAGGACCTGGTGCGCTCGCTCAACTACCAGGCGACGGTCTCCTCGTTCGACCATGAGTCGCCGCCCGATCTGAGCCAGCCACCCACCCGGCCCGAGATACTTCTCGTCGACCGCTGGGCGCTGGAGGACGAGGACCGGCGCCAGCGGCTCGCCGACTTCGACGCGGAGCCGCGCCCCTGGGTGAGCGTCGTCGTCCCCTGGAACCGCGACGACCCGCAGAGCCGGGTGTCCGAGGCCGAGCTGGTCCAGAAGCTGGAGCGCACGATGCCCCACCAGATGCGCCAGGGCCGCGCCGCCTGCCGGGCCGCTGCCAGAGGCGTGCTCAGCATGGAGGCATTCGGCCAGATCCTGCCCCAAGTGGTGGAGTCGGCTGCCCAGGAGTATCTGCGGCACGCCGAGGTCTTCCCGCCCGCGGCGCCTCCGCCTCCCGGAGCCCGCTCTTCCGAACGGCCCAGGCTCCGCGGCCCGATGGCCGAGTACGGCACCACCCACTACGTCCCGAACACGCGTGACATCGCCCCCGATGCGGAGGACACGGATGACGGCCAGTCGTGA
- the fxsT gene encoding FxSxx-COOH system tetratricopeptide repeat protein: MTASRDGRIVTFYSYKGGTGRTMALANTAWILAANGKRVLAVDWDLEAPGLHRFFHPFLDPSTLGATTGVIDLITEYAWAATSPEPRRDDWHLDYARIQPHAVSLTPESLGWEFPDGGTLDFVSAGKQNREYSATVSTFDWDNFYDRLGGGHFFDALREDMKANYDYVLIDSRTGLSDIADICTVHLPDILVDCFTLSDQSIDGAASVARQIDERYGGRGIRIFPVPMRIDEGEKEKADAGRALARLKFDRFPTGLAGEDLTAYWGAVEIPYRPYYAYEETLATFGDEAGLTNSLLSAFERLTAVITDQRITSMPAIGEEVRLRIRDAFTRRRPALPADLFLSYVAENRMWADWVESLLTRAGFRVVPRDVSVERDSADPDELAAENAARTVVLLSTAYLKSARAVELWSRAAAEDPGGGRHHLLPIRVGDVRLTTPYIDRNPVDLFRLDEVHATTALLRALDRPVQLHDSASPGPRFPGTVPKIWNAPPRNSGFTGRSVVLERMRDQLGGGMAVAAVLPQPQTLYGLGGVGKTQVALEYVHRFMADYDLVWWISSEQPDDVVAGLAELAVRLGAQGGEDMAAASQEAIDLLRRGVPSSRWLLVFDNADDPEQLKRFFPPQGPGHILVTSRNQTWSQYGDALPVDVFLREESIEHLQRRARGLSIEDADQVATAVGDLPLAVEQAAAWIAETATPVAAYLEQLKEQAASVLALNQPPGYPEPVAATWNVSIERLKERSPAAVRLLQLCAFFAPEPISANLLYSKEMIEALKPYDSSLQEKLVLGRVIREIGRFALAKVDQVSNSIQVHRLVQAVIRAQLTEQEQQDARHAVHRVLAGARPDDDEPIDNPETWPRFASIWPHLGTSEARFCKEPETRRLMIDRVRYLWKRGDLNAAYTLADELREIWREMLGNDDLQYLYLRFHLSNILRSQGRYVEAKELDEVTLERQQAVLGTSHPHTYMTTSGLAMDLGTLGQYGRAMELATEAHEGFSQIFHESHPRTLAAANNLALNLRMVGQYARAREIDQEVFDRRTEVLGTEHPYTLSSAMNLARDLREVGRYEDSAALLSRTYELYKEQLGRTFPGTLAAAKSLAVSLRRAGRIEDARRLTTATRNRYRAKYTSANPDSLACDLNLAADLFAAGEPVAARDLAQEVVDQYIRVPGERHPYTLAAVNNLGIFQWGCGAPEAAEQLLVKASRTMREVLGENHPHALYSTINLANALADLGGLEEALEIEQRTVSRLREVLGSHHPEVLGIVSNMSVTLGLLGRKDEAAHVRAETVVELQRLLGEEHALTRIARDERRVHRDLEPLSV; encoded by the coding sequence ATGACGGCCAGTCGTGACGGACGCATCGTCACCTTCTATTCGTACAAGGGAGGTACGGGCCGCACGATGGCCCTGGCCAACACGGCCTGGATACTCGCCGCGAACGGCAAGCGGGTCCTGGCAGTCGACTGGGACCTGGAAGCGCCCGGCCTGCACCGCTTCTTCCACCCCTTCCTCGACCCCTCCACGCTCGGCGCCACCACCGGGGTCATCGATCTGATCACCGAGTACGCCTGGGCCGCGACCAGCCCCGAGCCGCGCCGCGACGACTGGCATCTCGACTACGCGCGCATCCAGCCGCACGCCGTCTCCCTCACCCCCGAGAGCCTCGGCTGGGAGTTTCCCGACGGCGGCACACTCGACTTCGTCTCCGCGGGCAAGCAGAACCGCGAGTATTCGGCGACCGTCTCCACCTTCGACTGGGACAACTTCTACGACCGGCTAGGCGGCGGCCATTTCTTCGACGCGCTGCGTGAGGACATGAAGGCCAACTACGACTACGTCCTCATCGACAGCCGTACCGGCCTGAGCGACATCGCCGACATCTGCACCGTCCATCTGCCCGACATCCTCGTCGACTGCTTCACCCTCAGCGACCAGTCCATCGACGGCGCAGCCTCGGTGGCCCGGCAGATCGACGAGCGGTACGGCGGCCGGGGCATCCGGATCTTCCCGGTCCCGATGCGTATCGACGAGGGCGAGAAGGAGAAGGCTGACGCCGGACGCGCGCTGGCCCGGCTGAAGTTCGACCGCTTCCCCACCGGCCTCGCCGGGGAGGACCTCACCGCCTACTGGGGCGCGGTGGAGATTCCGTACCGGCCCTACTACGCCTATGAGGAAACCCTCGCCACCTTCGGTGACGAAGCGGGCCTGACCAACTCCCTGCTCTCCGCCTTCGAACGGCTCACCGCCGTCATCACCGACCAGCGGATCACCTCGATGCCCGCCATCGGCGAAGAGGTCAGGCTCCGGATCAGGGATGCCTTCACCCGCCGCCGGCCCGCCCTGCCCGCCGACCTCTTCCTCAGCTATGTCGCCGAGAACCGCATGTGGGCCGACTGGGTGGAGTCCCTGCTCACCAGGGCCGGCTTCCGGGTCGTGCCACGCGACGTCTCGGTCGAACGGGACTCGGCCGACCCGGACGAACTCGCCGCGGAGAACGCCGCCCGCACCGTGGTGCTCCTGTCCACCGCATATCTCAAGTCCGCCCGCGCGGTGGAGCTCTGGTCGCGGGCCGCGGCCGAGGACCCCGGCGGCGGCAGGCACCATCTGCTGCCGATCCGGGTCGGCGACGTCCGGCTCACCACCCCGTACATCGACCGCAACCCGGTGGACCTCTTCCGGCTCGACGAGGTGCACGCCACCACCGCGCTGCTGCGCGCGCTGGACCGCCCGGTCCAGCTCCACGACAGCGCCTCGCCGGGGCCGCGCTTCCCCGGGACCGTGCCGAAGATCTGGAACGCGCCGCCCCGCAACTCCGGCTTCACCGGACGCTCGGTGGTGCTGGAGCGGATGCGCGACCAGCTCGGCGGCGGAATGGCGGTGGCCGCGGTGCTGCCCCAGCCACAGACCCTGTACGGACTCGGCGGCGTCGGCAAGACCCAGGTTGCCCTGGAGTACGTCCACCGCTTCATGGCCGACTACGACCTGGTGTGGTGGATCTCCTCCGAGCAGCCCGACGACGTGGTTGCCGGACTCGCCGAACTGGCCGTCCGGCTCGGCGCCCAGGGCGGCGAGGACATGGCGGCCGCCTCGCAGGAGGCCATCGACCTGCTGCGGCGCGGAGTGCCGTCCTCCCGCTGGCTGCTGGTGTTCGACAACGCCGACGACCCCGAGCAGCTCAAGCGGTTCTTCCCCCCGCAGGGGCCCGGGCACATCCTGGTCACCTCCAGGAACCAGACCTGGTCGCAGTACGGGGACGCGCTGCCGGTCGACGTATTCCTGCGCGAGGAGTCCATCGAGCACCTCCAGCGGCGGGCCCGCGGGCTGAGCATCGAGGACGCCGACCAGGTCGCCACCGCCGTCGGCGACCTGCCGCTCGCCGTCGAACAGGCCGCGGCCTGGATCGCGGAGACCGCCACACCCGTCGCCGCGTATCTGGAACAGCTCAAGGAACAGGCCGCAAGCGTCCTCGCGCTCAACCAGCCCCCCGGCTATCCCGAGCCGGTCGCCGCGACCTGGAACGTCTCCATCGAACGGCTCAAGGAGCGCTCGCCCGCCGCGGTGCGCCTCCTCCAGCTCTGCGCCTTCTTCGCCCCCGAGCCGATTTCCGCGAACCTCCTCTACAGCAAGGAGATGATCGAAGCGCTCAAGCCGTACGACTCCTCGCTGCAGGAGAAGCTGGTGCTCGGCCGGGTCATCCGGGAGATCGGCCGGTTCGCGCTGGCCAAGGTCGACCAGGTCTCCAACAGCATCCAGGTGCACCGACTGGTGCAGGCGGTCATCCGGGCCCAGCTGACCGAACAGGAGCAGCAGGACGCGCGGCACGCCGTCCACCGGGTCCTCGCGGGCGCCCGGCCCGACGACGACGAGCCGATCGACAACCCCGAGACGTGGCCGCGGTTCGCCAGCATCTGGCCGCACCTCGGCACCTCAGAGGCCAGGTTCTGCAAGGAGCCCGAGACGCGCCGGCTGATGATCGACCGGGTGCGCTATCTGTGGAAGCGCGGCGACCTGAACGCGGCGTACACGCTCGCCGACGAACTGCGCGAGATCTGGCGCGAGATGCTGGGCAATGACGATCTGCAGTATCTCTACCTCCGCTTCCACCTCTCCAACATCCTTCGCTCGCAAGGCCGTTATGTGGAGGCCAAGGAGCTGGACGAGGTGACCCTGGAGCGTCAGCAGGCGGTGCTGGGTACCTCCCATCCGCATACGTACATGACCACCAGCGGTCTCGCGATGGACCTTGGCACCCTCGGCCAGTACGGCAGGGCGATGGAGCTGGCGACCGAAGCGCACGAGGGATTCAGCCAGATCTTCCACGAATCCCATCCGCGTACGCTCGCTGCCGCCAACAACCTGGCGCTGAATCTGCGCATGGTCGGCCAGTACGCGCGAGCCCGCGAGATCGACCAGGAGGTCTTCGACCGGCGCACCGAAGTACTCGGCACGGAGCATCCGTACACCCTCTCCTCGGCCATGAACCTCGCCCGTGACCTGCGGGAGGTCGGACGGTACGAGGACTCTGCCGCGCTGCTCAGCCGGACGTACGAGCTCTACAAGGAGCAGCTCGGCAGGACCTTCCCGGGCACGCTGGCGGCGGCCAAGAGCCTCGCCGTCTCGCTGCGCAGGGCCGGGCGGATCGAGGACGCGCGGCGGCTGACGACAGCCACCCGCAACCGCTATCGAGCCAAGTACACATCGGCCAACCCGGACTCGCTCGCCTGCGATCTGAATCTGGCGGCCGACCTGTTCGCGGCAGGGGAGCCGGTCGCGGCGCGGGATCTGGCGCAGGAAGTCGTCGACCAGTACATCAGGGTGCCGGGGGAGCGGCACCCGTACACCCTCGCCGCCGTCAACAACCTGGGCATCTTCCAGTGGGGCTGTGGCGCTCCGGAGGCCGCGGAACAGCTGCTGGTGAAGGCGTCCAGGACGATGCGGGAGGTCCTGGGCGAGAACCATCCGCACGCCCTGTACAGCACCATCAACCTCGCCAACGCGCTTGCGGATCTGGGTGGTCTGGAGGAGGCGCTGGAGATCGAGCAGCGGACCGTGAGCCGACTGCGCGAGGTACTGGGCTCGCACCATCCCGAGGTGCTCGGCATCGTCTCCAACATGTCCGTCACGCTCGGCCTGCTCGGCCGCAAGGACGAGGCGGCGCATGTGCGGGCGGAAACTGTGGTGGAGCTGCAGCGACTGCTCGGTGAGGAGCATGCGCTGACAAGGATCGCGCGGGACGAGCGCAGGGTGCACCGCGATCTGGAGCCGCTTTCCGTCTGA
- a CDS encoding alpha/beta fold hydrolase, which produces MRTADGRHLMVERLGDPHGRPVFLLHGTPGSRLGPAPRGMVLYQRGTQLIAYDRPGYGGSDRLAGRSVADVAQDVRAIADELGLERFAVVGRSGGAPHALACAALMPERITRTAALVTLAPRDADGLDWFEGMAASNVLEYTSASDDPAGLTERFILRSAEIRKDPIRLLDDLRRELTESDRMVVSDAGVRSMLLRNYQEALRSSAYGWIDDALAFCSPWGFDPADIKGPVMLWHGEKDVFSPVGHSRWLAQRIPGATTVLEPTAAHFDALHALPRILTWLLER; this is translated from the coding sequence ATGCGCACGGCGGACGGGCGGCATCTGATGGTGGAACGGCTGGGCGATCCGCACGGCAGACCGGTGTTCCTGCTGCACGGCACCCCCGGCAGCAGGCTGGGCCCGGCGCCGCGCGGCATGGTGCTGTACCAGCGCGGCACACAGCTGATCGCGTACGACCGCCCCGGCTACGGCGGTTCGGACCGGCTGGCGGGACGCAGCGTCGCCGATGTCGCCCAGGACGTACGGGCGATCGCCGACGAGCTCGGCCTGGAGCGGTTCGCCGTGGTGGGCCGCTCGGGCGGCGCACCGCACGCGCTGGCCTGTGCGGCCCTGATGCCGGAGCGGATCACCCGTACCGCCGCTCTGGTGACGCTCGCGCCCAGGGACGCCGACGGACTCGACTGGTTCGAGGGCATGGCCGCGTCCAATGTCCTGGAGTACACCAGCGCGTCGGACGACCCGGCAGGGCTGACCGAGCGGTTCATCCTGCGCTCCGCCGAGATCAGGAAGGACCCGATCCGGCTGCTCGACGATCTGCGCAGGGAGCTGACCGAATCCGACCGGATGGTGGTGTCGGACGCGGGTGTCAGGTCCATGCTGCTTCGCAACTACCAGGAGGCGCTGCGTAGTTCCGCGTACGGCTGGATCGACGACGCACTCGCCTTCTGCAGCCCCTGGGGCTTCGACCCCGCCGACATCAAGGGCCCGGTGATGCTCTGGCACGGCGAGAAGGACGTCTTCTCACCCGTGGGCCACTCCCGCTGGCTGGCGCAGCGCATCCCGGGCGCGACGACCGTACTCGAACCGACCGCCGCGCACTTCGACGCGCTGCATGCGTTGCCGCGGATCTTGACGTGGCTGCTCGAGAGGTGA
- a CDS encoding slipin family protein translates to MVEALVTAGVAVASAGVVYVMAAARVVKQYERGVVFRLGRLKSSVRGPGLTLIVPFVDRLRKVNLQIVTMPVPAQDGITRDNVTVRVDAVIYFKVVDAADAVVQVEDYRFAVSQMAQTSLRSIIGKSDLDDLLSNREKLNQGLELMIDSPAIGWGVQIDRVEIKDVSLPETMKRSMARQAEADRERRARVINADAELQASKKLAEAAGVMSEQPAALQLRLLQTVVAVAAEKNSTLVLPFPVELLRFLERAQQPLPPAEPGPAEAKTGQD, encoded by the coding sequence ATGGTTGAGGCACTGGTGACGGCCGGCGTGGCCGTCGCGTCCGCGGGCGTCGTCTATGTGATGGCGGCGGCCCGGGTGGTCAAGCAGTACGAGCGGGGTGTGGTCTTCCGGCTCGGAAGGCTCAAGTCCTCGGTACGCGGCCCGGGTCTCACGCTGATCGTGCCGTTCGTGGACCGGCTTCGTAAGGTCAATCTGCAGATCGTGACCATGCCGGTGCCCGCGCAGGACGGCATCACGCGGGACAACGTGACGGTGCGGGTCGACGCGGTGATCTATTTCAAGGTCGTCGACGCCGCCGATGCCGTGGTGCAGGTGGAGGATTACCGGTTCGCGGTCTCGCAGATGGCGCAGACGTCGTTGCGGTCGATCATCGGCAAGAGCGATCTGGACGATCTGCTGTCGAATCGCGAAAAGCTCAATCAGGGGCTGGAGTTGATGATCGACAGTCCGGCGATCGGCTGGGGCGTGCAGATCGACCGGGTGGAGATCAAGGACGTCTCACTGCCGGAGACGATGAAGCGGTCGATGGCGCGGCAGGCGGAGGCGGACCGTGAGCGGCGGGCCCGCGTCATCAACGCGGACGCGGAGTTGCAGGCCTCGAAGAAGCTGGCGGAGGCGGCCGGGGTGATGTCGGAGCAGCCCGCGGCGCTTCAGCTGCGGCTGCTCCAGACCGTGGTAGCCGTCGCCGCGGAGAAGAACTCCACCCTGGTGCTGCCCTTCCCGGTGGAGCTGCTGCGCTTCCTGGAACGGGCCCAGCAGCCGCTGCCGCCCGCGGAGCCCGGTCCCGCGGAAGCGAAAACAGGACAGGACTAG
- a CDS encoding S1 family peptidase yields MKHRRMPKRKAAIAGGAVVALVAAGLTFQSANASDDTDQFVAKTLSAVAAGNLASTLSKDLGTDAAGTYYDADTKALVVNVVDETAAETVRKAGGKARIVENTLAELKTARQTLTVKATIPGTSWAVDPVTNRVVVTADRTVKGAAWDKLSQVVKGLGGKAELKKSAGEFKPLIAGGDAIHSGGGRCSLGFNVVKDGEPHFITAGHCGQAGSEWSDSAGGPAIGSMVDSQFPENDFALVKYSGSTEHPSEVNLYNGSSQAITKAGEATVGMQVQRSGSTTQVHDGEVTGLDATVNYGNGDIVNGLIQTTVCAEPGDSGGSLFAGDTAIGLTSGGSGDCSSGGETFFQPVPEALSAFGAEIG; encoded by the coding sequence TTGAAGCACCGACGCATGCCCAAAAGGAAAGCGGCGATCGCAGGCGGCGCGGTCGTCGCGCTGGTAGCCGCGGGCCTCACCTTCCAGAGTGCGAACGCCAGTGACGACACTGACCAGTTCGTCGCCAAGACGCTGTCCGCGGTAGCGGCCGGAAACCTTGCTTCCACCCTCAGCAAGGATCTGGGCACCGACGCGGCCGGTACGTACTACGACGCCGACACGAAGGCCCTCGTGGTGAACGTCGTCGACGAGACGGCCGCCGAGACCGTGCGCAAGGCGGGCGGCAAGGCCAGAATCGTGGAGAACACCCTCGCCGAGCTGAAGACCGCCCGGCAGACCCTCACCGTCAAGGCGACCATCCCCGGCACCTCCTGGGCCGTCGACCCGGTCACCAACAGGGTCGTCGTCACCGCCGACCGTACGGTCAAGGGTGCGGCGTGGGACAAGCTCAGCCAGGTCGTCAAGGGCCTTGGCGGCAAGGCCGAACTGAAGAAGTCCGCCGGGGAGTTCAAGCCCCTGATCGCGGGCGGCGACGCCATCCACTCCGGCGGCGGACGCTGTTCGCTCGGCTTCAACGTGGTCAAGGACGGCGAGCCGCACTTCATCACCGCCGGACACTGCGGGCAGGCCGGCAGCGAGTGGTCCGACTCGGCGGGCGGCCCGGCGATCGGCTCGATGGTCGACTCGCAGTTCCCCGAGAACGACTTTGCGCTCGTCAAGTACAGCGGCAGCACCGAGCACCCGAGCGAGGTCAACCTCTACAACGGCAGCTCGCAGGCGATCACCAAGGCGGGTGAGGCGACCGTCGGCATGCAGGTGCAGCGCAGTGGCTCCACCACCCAGGTGCACGACGGTGAGGTCACCGGGCTCGACGCCACCGTGAACTACGGCAACGGCGACATCGTCAACGGTCTCATCCAGACCACGGTCTGCGCCGAGCCGGGCGACAGCGGCGGCTCGCTCTTCGCGGGCGACACCGCGATCGGTCTGACCTCGGGCGGCAGCGGTGACTGCTCCTCGGGTGGCGAGACCTTCTTCCAGCCGGTGCCGGAAGCACTGAGCGCGTTCGGAGCCGAGATCGGCTGA
- a CDS encoding triacylglycerol lipase — protein MLPWKRALRPVAALLLAVSVALTPAVANADPAPRSGWNNYSCKPSAAHPRPVVLVHGTLGNSVDNWLALAPYLVRRGYCVFSLDYGQLPGVPFFHGLGPIDNSAEQLDTYVDKVLAATGASEVDLVGHSQGGMMPRHYLKFLGGADKVNALIGLAPDNHGTTLNGLTKLLPYFPGAEDLLSAATPGLADQMAGSAFLTKLNAGGDTVPGVRYTVIATRYDEVVTPYRSQYLAGPGVQNVLLQALCAVDLSEHVAIGLFDRIAYHEVTNALDPAHATPTTCASVFD, from the coding sequence ATGCTGCCCTGGAAACGTGCCCTCAGACCGGTCGCCGCCCTGCTGTTGGCCGTGTCTGTCGCCCTCACACCTGCCGTCGCGAACGCCGACCCAGCGCCCCGCAGCGGCTGGAACAACTACTCCTGCAAACCATCCGCCGCCCACCCCCGCCCCGTCGTCCTCGTCCACGGAACCTTAGGGAACTCCGTCGACAACTGGCTCGCCCTCGCCCCGTACCTGGTCAGACGCGGCTACTGCGTCTTCTCCCTCGACTACGGGCAGCTCCCCGGCGTGCCCTTCTTCCACGGCCTCGGCCCGATCGACAACTCGGCCGAGCAACTCGACACGTACGTCGACAAGGTGCTCGCCGCGACCGGCGCATCCGAAGTGGACCTCGTCGGCCACTCCCAGGGCGGCATGATGCCGCGCCACTACCTCAAGTTCCTGGGCGGGGCCGACAAGGTGAACGCGCTGATCGGCCTCGCACCCGACAACCACGGCACCACGCTGAACGGCCTTACCAAGCTGCTGCCGTACTTCCCGGGCGCCGAGGATCTGCTCAGCGCCGCCACTCCGGGGCTGGCCGACCAGATGGCCGGCTCCGCCTTCCTCACCAAGCTCAACGCGGGCGGCGACACCGTGCCCGGCGTGCGCTACACGGTCATCGCCACTCGCTACGACGAGGTGGTCACGCCGTACCGCTCGCAGTACCTGGCAGGTCCGGGCGTACAGAATGTGCTGCTCCAGGCCCTGTGCGCGGTCGACCTGTCGGAGCATGTGGCGATAGGGCTGTTCGACCGGATCGCGTACCACGAGGTGACGAACGCACTGGATCCGGCGCATGCGACGCCGACGACGTGCGCGTCGGTATTCGACTGA
- a CDS encoding DUF3817 domain-containing protein, with amino-acid sequence MNRPSRLLRVTASLELASLAVLLANVSVLHLQAVASAIGPLHGCAYLIVIIATAREAGPDRTATALSAVPGIGGMLALRRLATRYARPA; translated from the coding sequence ATGAACCGACCGAGCAGACTCCTCCGGGTCACCGCCTCCCTCGAACTTGCCTCCCTGGCAGTCCTGCTGGCCAATGTCAGCGTGCTGCACCTGCAAGCCGTCGCCTCAGCGATCGGCCCCCTGCACGGCTGCGCATATCTGATCGTCATCATCGCGACGGCCCGCGAGGCAGGCCCGGACCGGACGGCCACCGCACTCTCGGCCGTCCCCGGCATCGGGGGCATGCTCGCCCTGCGGCGGCTCGCCACGAGGTACGCGCGGCCGGCCTGA
- a CDS encoding nitroreductase/quinone reductase family protein, with protein sequence MPTSFNQSVIEEFRANEGKVGGPFEGGDLLLLTTTGAKSGKQHTTPLGYVRDGDLLLVVGSNLGAPSHPAWYHNVLAHPQVQVEIGTESFAAIAVPAEGARRERLFAHVVRAVPGYGDYQTRTTRALPVVALERAEPEEGAGPREVNNLADKLIEVHTWLRSQLRHVRAEADAHFAAQAAHHGSDEPPAPGLGLQIRQHCLAFCQSLEFHHTSEDGHLFPAIASYHPHLRDAIDRLRDEHRTVTRVQGELLALLADISTADPRRFRTELDRMSQELTAHLDYEEESLLPVLAEIPWPPALPVPDTAESATT encoded by the coding sequence ATGCCCACGTCCTTCAACCAATCCGTCATCGAGGAGTTCCGCGCCAACGAAGGAAAGGTCGGTGGTCCCTTCGAGGGCGGCGACCTCCTTCTGCTGACCACCACCGGCGCGAAGTCGGGGAAACAGCACACCACTCCCCTCGGCTACGTCCGTGACGGCGACCTCCTGCTGGTCGTCGGGTCCAACCTCGGCGCGCCAAGTCATCCCGCCTGGTACCACAACGTGCTCGCCCATCCCCAGGTGCAGGTGGAGATCGGCACCGAGTCGTTCGCAGCGATCGCCGTCCCCGCCGAGGGCGCTCGGCGCGAGCGGCTGTTCGCGCACGTGGTGCGCGCGGTGCCCGGATACGGCGACTACCAGACCCGGACCACCCGAGCCCTGCCGGTCGTGGCGCTGGAGCGGGCCGAGCCCGAGGAAGGGGCAGGTCCCCGCGAGGTCAACAACCTCGCCGACAAGCTGATAGAGGTCCACACCTGGCTGCGCTCGCAGTTGCGGCACGTGCGCGCCGAGGCCGACGCCCACTTCGCCGCGCAGGCGGCCCACCACGGCTCCGACGAACCGCCGGCGCCAGGGCTCGGCCTGCAGATCCGGCAGCACTGCCTCGCGTTCTGCCAGTCCCTGGAGTTCCACCACACCAGCGAGGACGGGCACCTGTTCCCCGCGATCGCGAGCTACCACCCCCACCTGCGCGACGCCATCGACCGGCTCCGCGACGAACACCGGACGGTCACCCGTGTCCAGGGCGAACTCCTCGCCCTGCTGGCCGACATCAGCACCGCTGACCCGCGGCGTTTCCGCACCGAGCTGGACCGGATGTCGCAGGAACTGACGGCGCACCTCGACTACGAGGAGGAGTCGCTACTTCCCGTGCTGGCGGAGATCCCGTGGCCCCCGGCACTGCCGGTACCCGACACGGCGGAAAGCGCCACCACCTGA
- a CDS encoding DUF6454 family protein, which translates to MRSVNKFHGAVLAGAVLAAAAVAVTTTPAVGTAQSPKNAPLVEAVSELNRSTQWNLAERIKLNFPTHHPQGFARVGDRLFLSSVEIIEPPLKYPQPVDGYDRTPGKGRGHVFVLDLKGNLLKDIVLGEGDAYHPGGIDADGTSLWVPVAEYRPYSHSIVYRIDLATLEVHEEFQVADHVGGIVPDPRTGELHGVTWGSREFYTWSGKGRQLAHSANSSHFVDYQDCAYTKRELML; encoded by the coding sequence ATGAGATCCGTCAACAAGTTCCACGGCGCTGTCCTGGCCGGAGCCGTGCTGGCAGCAGCGGCGGTGGCAGTGACCACCACTCCAGCCGTAGGTACGGCCCAGTCCCCCAAGAACGCGCCGCTGGTCGAAGCGGTCTCCGAGCTGAACCGATCGACACAGTGGAATCTGGCCGAGCGGATCAAGCTGAACTTCCCAACCCATCACCCGCAGGGCTTCGCCCGTGTCGGGGACCGGCTCTTCCTGTCCAGCGTGGAGATCATCGAGCCGCCGCTGAAGTACCCGCAGCCGGTCGACGGGTACGACCGGACGCCGGGCAAGGGCCGCGGGCATGTCTTCGTGCTCGACCTGAAGGGCAACCTGCTGAAGGACATCGTCCTCGGAGAAGGAGACGCCTACCACCCTGGCGGAATCGACGCCGATGGGACGTCGCTGTGGGTTCCGGTCGCGGAGTACCGGCCGTACAGCCACTCGATCGTCTACCGGATCGACCTGGCCACCCTCGAGGTGCATGAAGAGTTCCAGGTCGCTGACCACGTCGGCGGCATCGTGCCCGATCCCAGGACCGGCGAGCTGCACGGAGTGACGTGGGGATCCCGGGAGTTCTACACCTGGAGCGGCAAGGGCAGGCAACTGGCCCACTCGGCCAACTCCAGCCACTTCGTGGACTACCAGGACTGCGCGTACACCAAGCGTGAGCTGATGCTGTGA